GAATAGTATCTGTAGCAGTTTTAACCAAGCCTACCAGTGACTCTTCGCGGGGCTTTTCGTTGAGGTAAGCTTCTTTGTATGCTTCACGAGCGTCTTCAGCCAGTTGGGCAAGGCGTGTCTTAAAACGACGGTAGCGGCGTTCGTGCTCGGTAAATAAAAATGGCCAGGCTATAGGCACAAAGTAAGGAAGCTTGCTAAAGTTTTGTAAAATAGTGCGGAAGAAACCACCCCAGTCATAAGGGTTTTGTCCGTACATCTCTACCATGCGGCTTAACTCTGCCTGCATGTTTTTCTGAATTTTTTTACTAATTTCTCTAAACTCCTCCAAAGTGATTTCTTCGAAAGGTTTGTCAATCATTTCATAAGGTTTGATACGTTTGCCACGTACATAGGTAAGTTTTGCCGGAGCGGCAAAGTAAAACATCCAGGGCTGGAGCAAAATAAGGGTGGTAAGTGGTCCTACTGGAATAAAAGGAATGCCAATGCTTTGAACAATGTCATCGAGCCATTTCAGGCTATAGCTGAACGGGTTGATATATTCGGCATTGATGGTGGCAAAAGGGATAATATCTGTTTTGTATTTGATGCTCATGCGTACTGCCGATGACGACACCCGCTGTAATTGGTACCTCTTGTCAAACCCTTTGCCTATACCCTTGATGCCCTCTGGGTAAATCAAAAAATTAGACTCACCATAGTGCATCATAGTTTCAAAATTGAGCGATGTGGCATCAATTCCTCCCGCTCTTTTCCAAAAATTATGGATCAAAAACGGGTTCATCAGGTTGGTTTGTGATAGCATAGGCGACGCCAACCCTCTGGCAGCTTTGTCTAACCTGTATCCGTTCATTTTCATCAAGGCCGACGCAAATACCATCCCGTCCCAGGGGAAAGCCATTCCCGAATGATTGCTTACAAAAATCAGTGGGCGTTGGGGATTATTTCTTGCCGGAAACTCGCCCAGTTCTTCGTCAAAACCAATGAGTGTAGCCCTAAAATAGTACTTATCTATTGGTTCCAGCAATTTAGCGAGGCTCTTGGCGTAATCAAGGTCAAAAAACTCCTCAAATATATGGGTATTGTCTTTTATTTCCTGGGTAAGCAACTCATCGTCAGCAGCCATTACTTCTTCGGCTACTACTTCCACAATTTCTTCGTTGTTTGTAGCATCAGGGTTGGCAGTTGGTATTTGCAACTCTGATGTTTTTGTTGCTACATTTGGAGTACTCTGCAGAGCAGTGGCAGTTTTTGCTTCTTTTTGGGTGATTTTTTTTGCCATAATTCAGTGTAAGAAGTATTTTGAGGGCGAGATTTGAAAGGTCACTATTGCAGTGTATACCCAGCAAATCAATTTTAAATACGCCCTAAGGTCGTAAGTTGTTTGTGATACAAAACCCTGAAACCTTATGGTTGATTAGGTAGTGTATCCAAATTTAATAAAATTTAGGATAAATAGGTTAATTTTTTTGCTATAAATTGCCTAAAACTTACGTGTGAAATATTTGCATTTAAGCAAAGTGTTGATAAACAGCAATATACAAGCACGTAAGATTTCTATTTATCAATGACTATCAGTCATTAAATTACTAATAATATTGTATTTTTTTTATAACTCTCTAAATATTTAATTTTTCAGACATGGGATTAACAGAAGATTTCGAAGCCGCAGCAGCACGTTCCAAGCAATTGACCAAACGCCCCAGCAACGAAGAGTTGCTACAGATGTATGCTTTGTTTAAGCAAGCCAGCCAAGGCGATGTAAGCGGTAGTCGCCCCGGAATGATGGATTTTAAGGGGAGAGCCAAGTATGACGCCTGGGCAAAAATAAAAGGCAAGGACAGCGAAGAGGCCAAACAAGCGTATGTAAACCTGGTAAATGGATTGTTTGAGAAGGAGTAAGCCTGCAACGTAGAAAATTACCACTAACAAAAGGCAAAGAATTCAATAGTGAATTCTTTGCCTTTTGTTTGCCTAGAGTGCAATCAGGTACTCTACCCTACTATTTTTTCGCCTCAGTTTGTGTCTCCACAACCGAGTTTATGAGTCCTTAGATACCGAGGCATCGGTGCTCAGCAAAGCTAAATCGCCTTGTTGTAGTGCCTGTAAATAGTGTTTTTCAGGGTTTCGATCAGCTCGTAGAGACACGAGCTGAGGCGATGAAGTTACTTTTGAAAAACCGAAACTATTTCTAAATCCCGATTCATCGGGGCAGCTTTACTGTACTGAGCTCAATGAAGTTAAAAGTCCCGACAGGGGCAAGCTTCAAGCGACAAGTCGCAAGTCCTTAGATACCGATGAATATCGGTGCTACACCCTGTTTAACTGCGTTGAGCTCATCACAGCAAACTGCTGTAGATTCGGTTCACAAGTAACTACACTTTTGTATCCCGTTGATTTTCAGTAGCTTACAAAAAGCGTAGTTAAAAGCTGGGTAGAGTAACTTATTTCTTTTTCCTTTGTTTAAATAAAGGCACCGTGCTGCAAGGTTCGCCATACATCATAGTGGCTACTACCGGGCGCAGCAAACGGGTAAGCTCTACATAAGCATATTCGGGAATGGGCAAATCACCACAACCTTTGATGACAACTTTTTTGTCGCGAAACTCTTCTACCTCAATGTTGTGGAGGGCTTTTTGAAACAAGGCTTGTTCGAGAACCGCCAAATCGCCAAAAACAAAATGGTGGGCATAAGGTTCAAGCTGTAGTGCCAGTAACATATATGCCCAGGTGGGCACTATAGCATCTACCGAACAAATAATGGCCACATTTTTATCTTGGTATTGGCTCCAGTCATGTTCTTTTACAAACGCCCTGAAATCTTTTTCCCGTAAAATCATTTCCTGAAAAAGATTGTCTTTTATATCATAAACCACCCGTTCGTGGTGGCTGTAGTAGTCTTCCAAATTAAACGTAATAAGAGCGCTTTGCGCTACCCGGTTTACAATTTCGTCTTCCATAGTTTTTTGTTTTTAACCCATCAAAAAGTACAGCTGGCAGGCATATACAT
The window above is part of the Microscilla marina ATCC 23134 genome. Proteins encoded here:
- a CDS encoding DUF2480 family protein, giving the protein MEDEIVNRVAQSALITFNLEDYYSHHERVVYDIKDNLFQEMILREKDFRAFVKEHDWSQYQDKNVAIICSVDAIVPTWAYMLLALQLEPYAHHFVFGDLAVLEQALFQKALHNIEVEEFRDKKVVIKGCGDLPIPEYAYVELTRLLRPVVATMMYGEPCSTVPLFKQRKKK
- a CDS encoding 1-acyl-sn-glycerol-3-phosphate acyltransferase; amino-acid sequence: MAKKITQKEAKTATALQSTPNVATKTSELQIPTANPDATNNEEIVEVVAEEVMAADDELLTQEIKDNTHIFEEFFDLDYAKSLAKLLEPIDKYYFRATLIGFDEELGEFPARNNPQRPLIFVSNHSGMAFPWDGMVFASALMKMNGYRLDKAARGLASPMLSQTNLMNPFLIHNFWKRAGGIDATSLNFETMMHYGESNFLIYPEGIKGIGKGFDKRYQLQRVSSSAVRMSIKYKTDIIPFATINAEYINPFSYSLKWLDDIVQSIGIPFIPVGPLTTLILLQPWMFYFAAPAKLTYVRGKRIKPYEMIDKPFEEITLEEFREISKKIQKNMQAELSRMVEMYGQNPYDWGGFFRTILQNFSKLPYFVPIAWPFLFTEHERRYRRFKTRLAQLAEDAREAYKEAYLNEKPREESLVGLVKTATDTILKNPEVLLLYVPLVGWIPTLIKGFSREED
- a CDS encoding acyl-CoA-binding protein; translation: MGLTEDFEAAAARSKQLTKRPSNEELLQMYALFKQASQGDVSGSRPGMMDFKGRAKYDAWAKIKGKDSEEAKQAYVNLVNGLFEKE